In Lysobacter firmicutimachus, one genomic interval encodes:
- a CDS encoding glucose 1-dehydrogenase — MNRVKGKVCIVTGASLGIGCACARRLAEEGANVALFDVVDQPGHTLMEELRFRGVQVRYWHVDVTDEGSVRDAMASVGETFGGLDVLINNAGISGVNKPTHEITQEEWDQVQAVNVKGVFLCTKHAIPHMLRAGRGSIVNLSSIYGLVGAPDVPPYHASKGAVTLMSRTDALLYAPNRIRVNSVHPGYIWTPMVVNHLRANGVDDLDQAREQLGRLHPLGHVGDTDDIAWAVVYLASDESKFVTGASLVIDGGYTAR; from the coding sequence ATGAATCGCGTCAAAGGCAAAGTCTGCATCGTCACCGGAGCCAGCCTGGGAATCGGGTGCGCGTGCGCCAGGCGCCTGGCCGAAGAGGGGGCGAACGTCGCGTTGTTCGATGTCGTGGATCAGCCCGGGCATACGCTGATGGAAGAGCTGCGATTCCGCGGAGTCCAGGTTCGTTACTGGCACGTCGACGTGACCGACGAGGGATCGGTTCGGGATGCGATGGCCTCGGTCGGCGAGACCTTCGGCGGCCTCGATGTGCTGATCAACAATGCCGGCATATCGGGGGTGAACAAACCGACCCACGAAATTACCCAGGAAGAATGGGACCAAGTCCAGGCAGTGAACGTGAAAGGCGTGTTCCTGTGCACCAAGCACGCGATTCCCCATATGCTGCGCGCCGGCCGGGGCAGCATCGTCAACTTGTCTTCCATCTACGGCTTGGTCGGCGCCCCGGACGTACCGCCCTATCACGCGTCGAAGGGTGCGGTCACGCTGATGAGCCGAACGGACGCGTTGCTCTACGCGCCGAATCGGATTCGAGTCAACAGCGTGCATCCCGGCTATATCTGGACGCCCATGGTAGTGAACCATCTGCGCGCCAATGGCGTGGACGACCTGGATCAGGCCCGCGAGCAGCTCGGGCGGCTTCACCCTCTGGGGCATGTCGGCGACACGGACGACATCGCCTGGGCCGTGGTCTATCTGGCCTCGGACGAGTCCAAGTTCGTCACCGGGGCGAGCCTGGTGATCGATGGAGGCTACACCGCTCGGTAA
- a CDS encoding CBS domain-containing protein yields the protein MRVRDICRQAIHVIGPSTTAREAAEIMRDAHVATLLVADELAGEPVLLGVVTDRDLVLKVMAMGASAEAVPVADAMTRDVVICRDDQDIAEAVNIMRSSGVRRLPVLGGAGRPIGLITADDVYAALSAQMRDLGQMTLRERVHELESFE from the coding sequence ATGCGAGTGCGTGACATATGCCGGCAGGCAATACATGTAATCGGGCCCAGCACGACCGCCCGCGAAGCCGCCGAAATCATGCGAGACGCCCACGTCGCTACCTTGCTGGTCGCCGACGAGCTCGCCGGCGAACCGGTCTTGCTTGGGGTGGTGACCGACCGGGATCTGGTGCTGAAGGTGATGGCGATGGGGGCATCTGCCGAGGCGGTTCCGGTCGCCGATGCGATGACCCGGGACGTCGTCATCTGTCGCGACGACCAGGATATCGCGGAGGCTGTCAACATCATGCGCTCCAGCGGCGTTCGCCGCCTTCCGGTTCTCGGCGGCGCCGGCCGTCCGATCGGACTCATCACCGCCGACGACGTTTACGCGGCCTTGTCGGCGCAAATGCGCGATCTGGGTCAGATGACGTTGAGAGAGCGCGTTCACGAACTCGAGTCGTTCGAATGA